AATGTTTGTTCATTAAGAACAGCCGTAAGCAATTCTGGAGCAAATCCAGTTACATTCTCATTAAGAGTAGGCGGAATGGAAAGTGGTGTAGTTTGGGTTAACGCATTAGCAAATGGTGATTCTATCTTAGGGACAACAACAACATCGAATATATCGTTCTTAGAAGTCAAACAACAAACAAACGGTTAATAAAAGTTATTAAACGACCTAATTAAAATATATTTTTGTTGGATATTTTTTTGTGGTTTTATATGAAAAAATCATATGTCTATTTACTGGAGAGATTATGAATGATAAACAGAATATGACTAACGATTTTATCAAAATTGTGAAAGATGTTGAGAAAGATTTCCCAGAACTAGATATCAAAATGAAGGTGCATAAGGAAAAAATTACTTTTTTAAATTCTCCTTTAGAATTGTATCACAAAAGTATCTCCGTTATTCTAAACCTGCTTAATCAAATACAAACATCTTTAGGTTTGTTCCCCGACTCTCCTATAGTCGAACAAATGGAACATAGTAATTTAAAGCTGAAAAAAGCTTTGATCATGTTGATTTTATCAAGAAAAGATATGTTCTCAAAAGCTGAATAAATTAACATCTACTCTAACGTTGGAGTAAGTGTGAAAACACTAGCATTTTGTTCTTTTAAAGGCGGTACTGGGAAAACAACCCTGTCCCTTAATATTGGTAGTAATCTTGCTCAAATAAGTAAGAAAAAGGTTTTGCTTGTGGATCTAGATCCACAAGCAAACCTAACTACAGGTCTTGGAATTCAGATTCGTGACGAACATAGTCTTAATGAGATTTTGAGAAGTTCTAACGATGTCAGACAAACCATTCACAAAACAAAAATAGAAAATCTTGATATCATTCCTTCGTCGGTTCTTGTGGAAGATTTTAGGGGCTTGAATAAAGATGTAAGCTTATCAGTCAATCATCTATGTTTGGCGTTGCAAAGTATTCAAAATCAATACGATGTCTGTATTTTAGATACTCCACCAAGTCTAGGGATCCTTACTCAAGAAGCCTTCCTAGCTAGCCAATACTTGGTTGTGTGTCTAACACCAGAGCCCTTTTCTATACTCGGCTTACAGAAAATAAAAGAGTTCTGTTCAACAATTGCAAACGACTTAGATGTGTTGGGTATAGTGTTTT
The nucleotide sequence above comes from Chlamydia caviae GPIC. Encoded proteins:
- a CDS encoding ParA family protein is translated as MKTLAFCSFKGGTGKTTLSLNIGSNLAQISKKKVLLVDLDPQANLTTGLGIQIRDEHSLNEILRSSNDVRQTIHKTKIENLDIIPSSVLVEDFRGLNKDVSLSVNHLCLALQSIQNQYDVCILDTPPSLGILTQEAFLASQYLVVCLTPEPFSILGLQKIKEFCSTIANDLDVLGIVFFACGSRSTSKPNYRSWNSDS